One region of Acomys russatus chromosome 8, mAcoRus1.1, whole genome shotgun sequence genomic DNA includes:
- the LOC127193113 gene encoding 40S ribosomal protein S27-like, with amino-acid sequence MPLARDLLHPSLEEEKKKHKKKRLVQSPNSYFMDVKCPGCYKITTVFSHAQTVVLCVGCSTVLCQPTGGKARLTEGCSFRRKQH; translated from the coding sequence ATGCCTCTGGCTAGAGACCTATTACACCCTTccttggaagaggaaaagaaaaaacataagaaGAAACGGCTGGTGCAGAGCCCAAATTCTTACTTCATGGACGTGAAATGTCCAGGTTGCTACAAGATTACTACCGTTTTCAGCCACGCTCAGACagtggttctttgtgtaggctgTTCAACAGTGCTGTGCCAGcccacaggaggaaaagccagGCTCACAGAAGGCTGTTCGTTTAGAAGAAAGCAGCACTGA